In one window of Methanolobus mangrovi DNA:
- a CDS encoding NAD(P)/FAD-dependent oxidoreductase: MKSEYDVIIIGAGPAGSIAAKTAAQKGLSVLMIEKRQEIGDPVRCAEGVSKIWLRKHIEPDHRWICADVKGSRIYAPDGTMIEMAEEIAGGEVGYVLERKIFDRALAYESAKAGAEVMVKTRATDLIMENGFVKGVKVMHLGETYDIKAKIVIGADGVESKVGRWAGIDTSIKPVDIETCAQYLMSGTGIDQNYCYFYIGNEVAPAGYVWIFPKGNDLANVGIGILGSKSGEKKAIYYLDEFVKKNYPNARILEMDVGGVPVCGSIEKTIVNGLMLIGDAARQSDPITGGGIINAMEAGKIAGEVAYNAISKGDVSTRALKEYEDKWRTTIGYDIDNSLIVKNTFTSFTDKEINSLAHSLEGVNFSSMSLLDLLYALFKANKKLLWDLRGLFKNVVKYELDFER; encoded by the coding sequence GTGAAGAGCGAGTATGATGTAATAATTATAGGTGCTGGTCCTGCAGGTTCTATTGCAGCGAAAACTGCTGCCCAGAAAGGCCTTAGTGTCCTCATGATAGAAAAAAGGCAGGAAATCGGCGACCCGGTCAGGTGTGCAGAGGGAGTCAGCAAGATATGGTTAAGGAAACATATAGAACCCGACCACCGCTGGATCTGTGCAGATGTGAAGGGATCCCGCATATATGCACCCGACGGAACCATGATTGAAATGGCAGAAGAGATTGCCGGCGGAGAAGTAGGATATGTCCTTGAACGTAAGATCTTTGACAGGGCATTAGCATATGAAAGTGCAAAAGCCGGTGCAGAGGTAATGGTCAAAACAAGAGCAACTGACCTTATCATGGAAAATGGTTTCGTAAAAGGTGTAAAGGTCATGCACCTTGGAGAAACATATGACATCAAAGCTAAAATTGTCATAGGCGCAGATGGCGTAGAGTCTAAAGTAGGCAGATGGGCTGGTATTGACACATCCATCAAACCTGTTGATATTGAAACCTGTGCCCAGTATCTGATGAGCGGTACAGGCATCGATCAGAACTATTGCTATTTCTACATCGGAAATGAAGTCGCTCCAGCAGGCTATGTATGGATATTCCCAAAAGGCAATGATCTTGCAAATGTTGGAATTGGTATTCTTGGCAGCAAATCCGGAGAAAAAAAAGCAATTTACTATCTGGATGAATTTGTCAAAAAGAACTATCCTAATGCCAGAATCCTGGAAATGGATGTCGGAGGAGTACCAGTTTGCGGATCAATTGAGAAGACAATCGTCAATGGCCTTATGCTGATAGGAGATGCAGCCAGGCAATCCGACCCGATAACAGGCGGAGGCATCATCAATGCAATGGAAGCAGGAAAGATTGCAGGAGAAGTTGCATATAACGCAATATCCAAAGGTGACGTTTCAACCAGGGCACTTAAAGAATACGAGGATAAATGGCGTACAACAATCGGGTACGATATCGATAATAGTTTGATAGTCAAGAATACATTCACCAGCTTTACAGACAAGGAAATAAATTCCCTGGCACATTCATTGGAAGGTGTGAACTTTTCGAGCATGAGTCTTCTGGACCTCTTGTATGCACTCTTCAAGGCAAATAAGAAGCTTCTGTGGGACCTGCGAGGACTTTTCAAGAACGTTGTGAAGTATGAACTGGACTTTGAACGCTGA
- the cofC gene encoding 2-phospho-L-lactate guanylyltransferase, whose protein sequence is MKALIPYKKKNAKSRLSPALTQEEREDFVELMLRDVVGSLHEAGIDEVDILTTLDNGVPNDLQANVVLDENDLNEAINEYLSHEQKSIFIIMADLPLVRAIHIKEIIARPEDVVIVPGKGGGTNIIFIKDPSNFHVKYYGSSFLNHCNIAKERKCSVYIYDSFLLSTDIDEPHDLVEIMLHGHGNSREYVMERFDMETGKARARITVSDDA, encoded by the coding sequence ATGAAGGCATTGATCCCCTACAAAAAGAAAAATGCTAAATCAAGGCTTTCACCTGCTCTTACACAAGAAGAACGGGAGGATTTCGTAGAACTTATGTTAAGAGACGTGGTTGGTAGCCTTCATGAAGCAGGAATTGATGAGGTCGACATACTCACTACCCTTGACAATGGAGTACCAAATGACCTGCAAGCAAATGTGGTGCTCGATGAAAATGACCTGAACGAAGCTATTAATGAATACCTGAGCCATGAACAGAAGTCCATATTCATAATAATGGCAGATCTCCCCCTTGTAAGAGCCATTCATATAAAAGAAATAATCGCAAGACCTGAAGACGTAGTGATAGTTCCCGGAAAAGGCGGAGGAACAAATATCATATTCATAAAGGACCCTTCCAATTTCCATGTTAAATATTACGGATCAAGTTTCCTTAACCACTGCAATATAGCAAAAGAAAGGAAATGTTCAGTATATATTTATGATTCTTTCCTGCTAAGTACAGATATCGACGAACCTCATGACCTTGTAGAGATAATGCTTCACGGACATGGAAATTCACGAGAGTACGTAATGGAAAGATTTGACATGGAAACAGGCAAGGCAAGAGCCAGAATAACAGTCTCTGACGATGCATAA
- the cofH gene encoding 5-amino-6-(D-ribitylamino)uracil--L-tyrosine 4-hydroxyphenyl transferase CofH — MYSVIKDDIIDRAYTGEIRKEDAMTLMDASPFELFSLADDLRYKAVGNDVTYVVNRNIYLTNMCAGNCGFCAFKEKEGYVLSTEEVLEEVGRAHNAGAVEVCIQGGYIPQLNMDYYTEIFDTISSNYPSMNIHALSPMEVFYAAGMDKISIDEACTILKDCGVGTLTGTSAEILVDRVRNIICPSKLTRQQWIDTIEASHNAGLRTNSTIMYGHVETVEERLDHIFTIRDIQKRTGGFTELIPMAFMPYNNRIGEEMMQQGRFMTTGIADLQLQAISRIILHKHIDNIQAAWVKLGKKLAQVALSCGANDLGGTLMEDKITVASGGTNGEYTPATEIEWLIRQTGRTPKQRNALYERVS; from the coding sequence ATGTATTCTGTTATTAAGGATGATATTATTGATAGGGCTTACACCGGCGAGATTCGCAAAGAAGATGCGATGACCTTGATGGATGCTAGCCCCTTTGAGCTTTTCTCCCTCGCAGACGACCTGCGCTACAAAGCAGTGGGAAACGATGTCACATATGTTGTTAACCGCAATATATACCTCACTAATATGTGTGCAGGTAATTGCGGTTTTTGTGCCTTTAAAGAAAAAGAAGGATACGTGCTTTCAACTGAGGAAGTACTTGAAGAAGTTGGCCGGGCACACAACGCAGGAGCTGTAGAGGTTTGTATCCAGGGAGGATATATCCCGCAACTCAACATGGATTATTATACAGAGATATTTGATACCATCAGTTCAAATTATCCTTCAATGAATATCCATGCTCTTTCACCAATGGAAGTATTCTATGCCGCAGGAATGGATAAAATATCAATCGATGAAGCATGCACCATTTTGAAGGACTGTGGCGTAGGCACATTGACCGGAACTTCTGCAGAGATACTTGTAGACCGTGTAAGAAACATAATCTGCCCAAGCAAACTGACAAGACAGCAATGGATAGATACCATTGAAGCTTCACATAACGCAGGTCTCCGTACAAACTCAACTATAATGTACGGCCATGTTGAAACTGTTGAGGAAAGACTGGACCACATCTTCACCATCCGCGATATACAGAAACGGACAGGCGGATTTACCGAGCTTATCCCAATGGCCTTTATGCCATACAACAACAGGATAGGAGAAGAGATGATGCAACAGGGCAGGTTCATGACCACAGGTATTGCTGATCTCCAGTTGCAGGCTATTTCAAGAATAATATTGCATAAACACATTGATAATATTCAGGCAGCATGGGTGAAGCTTGGGAAAAAACTTGCACAGGTTGCATTATCCTGCGGAGCTAATGACCTTGGTGGCACTCTAATGGAAGACAAGATCACAGTTGCTTCCGGCGGAACTAACGGAGAATACACCCCAGCAACTGAAATAGAGTGGTTGATACGTCAAACAGGCAGAACACCAAAACAGAGAAATGCGCTTTACGAGAGAGTATCATGA
- a CDS encoding 4Fe-4S binding protein, giving the protein MVTINVNKFKCGYCGACVGVCPVGALELVETWIEVNETCTSCGICAKICPVGAIEVKK; this is encoded by the coding sequence ATGGTGACCATCAACGTAAACAAATTCAAATGTGGGTATTGTGGTGCATGCGTAGGAGTATGTCCGGTTGGCGCGCTTGAATTGGTCGAAACCTGGATAGAAGTCAATGAGACATGCACATCTTGTGGAATCTGCGCTAAGATCTGCCCGGTTGGAGCTATTGAGGTGAAAAAGTGA